TTGATCAATGGAAAGTCCATTTCCTCTTGCCTTTTCACTGAGAGGAGGTAGCTCACTGGCATTAGCTCTCTGCCATTAATACGACTATCTGCTAACAAAGCTGCATATCAAGCTAAGCGAGTTTCGGGCATAAGCAAAACACTATGTCGACAATGCACCCCTAATTTGACATAAGGGCGGTCTGGGGCATATTTCGGCACCAATGTGGTATTTATCGAGCGAATAAGCTGTTTAGGCAGCTTGTCAGTGAACTACTAGAGCAGTTTAATCGTCAGTGAAAATGGCGCTAATATAAGGAAAATCAGCCAGGCTTCTGGCTTTTGAGCCGAATAGCGCTTATTATTCGGCTCATATTGTGATCCAAATGCAGGCTTTATTTGGCTCAAGGCCATTACAGCAATTTGTCATAACCACGCGCAGTGTACGCAACTATGCAATACATCTGGCAACTTCCGGCTTGGCAGCAGGGCACCGCCCCAGCATTTCGCTGGCGGGAAGAAACCTTGCGCCCGCAGCTAGAGCGAGTGCGCCTGCAACAGGGGCGGCTGCTCGGCCAGTCAGAATCCCTAAGCACAGAAAACCAGGCCGCGCACTTGGATGCGCTAGTACAAACCGCCCTGCGCACCAGTGAAATAGAGGGCGAAAAGTTGGATGCCGCCTCCGTGCGCTCCTCGGTCGTTCGGCACCTGGGGCTAGAGCAGGCAGCTTTTGTCGGCACCCCGAAAACCGAAGCACTGGTTAAACTGCTGATCGACGCCTCCAGTAATATTCATCAAGCCCTTAGTCAAAATACACTGTGCCAATGGCAGGCAGCCTTATTCCCTGAAGCGCCAGAACTGCAAACCCTGTATACGCCTGTTTTAAAAGGCCAGTTGCGCAGCGATGCGCCTATGCAAGTCATCTCTGGTCGTATGGATAAACCCACTGTGCATTTTGAGGCGCCGCCTCGGCAAGGCTTGGAAGATGAGCTACAGCGTTTTACCCAGTGGTTTAACAAACCATCTGCGGATGTCGACGCCTTGCTGCGTGCTGCCATTGCCCATCTGTGGTTGATTACATTACACCCCTTCGATGATGGCAATGGCCGTGTTACCCGCGCCGTCACCGACCGCGCGCTGGCCCAAGCCGAATCCAACAGCATTCGTTATTATTCCCTAAGCGCCGCCATCATGGCCCGCCGCAAGGAATACTACGAGCAACTGGAGCAGGCGCAAAAAGGCGACCTGGAAATCACTCCATGGCTACAGTGGTTTTTATCGGTATTAGAAGATGCCATTGCCAAGGGCCTGCAACGCTTTGAACGGGTACTCAATAAAACCCGCTTTTGGCAACAGCACGCGCAAACCGTATTAAGCGAGCGCCAGATCAAGGTACTTAACCGTCTGTTAGATACGCAAGGCGAAGAATTTATCCAAGGTATCAGCGCCAGTAAATATCAGGCAGTGGCCAAGGTCAGTAAAGCCACCGCC
This portion of the Zhongshania sp. R06B22 genome encodes:
- a CDS encoding Fic family protein, yielding MQYIWQLPAWQQGTAPAFRWREETLRPQLERVRLQQGRLLGQSESLSTENQAAHLDALVQTALRTSEIEGEKLDAASVRSSVVRHLGLEQAAFVGTPKTEALVKLLIDASSNIHQALSQNTLCQWQAALFPEAPELQTLYTPVLKGQLRSDAPMQVISGRMDKPTVHFEAPPRQGLEDELQRFTQWFNKPSADVDALLRAAIAHLWLITLHPFDDGNGRVTRAVTDRALAQAESNSIRYYSLSAAIMARRKEYYEQLEQAQKGDLEITPWLQWFLSVLEDAIAKGLQRFERVLNKTRFWQQHAQTVLSERQIKVLNRLLDTQGEEFIQGISASKYQAVAKVSKATATRELADLVQKNCLAKLSGGGRSTRYALAISLTANVTQINNT